The Mytilus edulis chromosome 12, xbMytEdul2.2, whole genome shotgun sequence genome contains a region encoding:
- the LOC139498112 gene encoding uncharacterized protein isoform X2: MTSTQKYSTGTMDLSASDVVSSPTNAFTKIMITSSTDLRKDTSRATPMSSTSIFPKTTTKNQDTTIVTTIYSTPTILTSLVYSTTTMTSTTNALTSPPTFSTSTQTTTSNAHCWMFCTGLSWHSGWWRRPWRTVKRNNPLLGAPSKFQYVKQNKKWMSKEERKALKKIGKKNKKNQKRIEKMRKKMLKRSEKLWRRNWF; the protein is encoded by the exons ATGACGAGCACACAGAAATATTCAACTGGTACTATGGATTTGTCAGCAAGTGATGTGGTGTCATCTCCCACGAACGCCTTCACCAAAATCATGATCACATCAAGTACTGACCTCAGAAAAGACACATCCAG aGCTACTCCAATGAGCTCAACTTCCATTTTTCCAAAAACGACGACCAAAAATCAAGACACTACCATAGTAACAACTATCTATTCTACTCCAACCATCTTGACCTCATTGGTATACAGTACAACAACAATGACTTCAACAACCAATGCTCTGACATCACCACCAACCTTCAGCACCTCGACACAGACTACTACTAGTAACGCTCATTGTTGGATGTTCTGTACAGGATTAAGTTGGCACTCAGGGTGGTGGAGACGTCCGTGGAGGACAGTTAAAC GTAACAACCCATTGCTTGGAGCACCATCCAAGTTTCAATATGTAAAGCAAAACAAGAAATGGATGTCAAAGGAAGAACGAAAAGCATTAAAAAAGATCggaaagaaaaacaagaaaaatcaaaaacggatagaaaaaatgagaaaaaaaatgttgaaaagatCTGAGAAACTATGGCGAAGAAACTGGTTTTAA
- the LOC139498112 gene encoding uncharacterized protein isoform X1 has protein sequence MTSTQKYSTGTMDLSASDVVSSPTNAFTKIMITSSTDLRKDTSRATPMSSTSIFPKTTTKNQDTTIVTTIYSTPTILTSLVYSTTTMTSTTNALTSPPTFSTSTQTTTSNAHCWMFCTGLSWHSGWWRRPWRTVKRKKPFRSRYWMHSSSKWRRHSVKRFKKYMRRFSKRKYRYGNNPLLGAPSKFQYVKQNKKWMSKEERKALKKIGKKNKKNQKRIEKMRKKMLKRSEKLWRRNWF, from the exons ATGACGAGCACACAGAAATATTCAACTGGTACTATGGATTTGTCAGCAAGTGATGTGGTGTCATCTCCCACGAACGCCTTCACCAAAATCATGATCACATCAAGTACTGACCTCAGAAAAGACACATCCAG aGCTACTCCAATGAGCTCAACTTCCATTTTTCCAAAAACGACGACCAAAAATCAAGACACTACCATAGTAACAACTATCTATTCTACTCCAACCATCTTGACCTCATTGGTATACAGTACAACAACAATGACTTCAACAACCAATGCTCTGACATCACCACCAACCTTCAGCACCTCGACACAGACTACTACTAGTAACGCTCATTGTTGGATGTTCTGTACAGGATTAAGTTGGCACTCAGGGTGGTGGAGACGTCCGTGGAGGACAGTTAAACGTAAGAAACCGTTTCGTTCTAGATATTGGATGCATTCATCTTCTAAATGGAGAAGACATTCAGTAAAAAGATTTAAGAAATACATGCGACGTTTTTCTAAGAGGAAATATAGATATG GTAACAACCCATTGCTTGGAGCACCATCCAAGTTTCAATATGTAAAGCAAAACAAGAAATGGATGTCAAAGGAAGAACGAAAAGCATTAAAAAAGATCggaaagaaaaacaagaaaaatcaaaaacggatagaaaaaatgagaaaaaaaatgttgaaaagatCTGAGAAACTATGGCGAAGAAACTGGTTTTAA
- the LOC139497535 gene encoding uncharacterized protein, protein MNCICLVYNLTYGGSASNTGLSYPSSVCQNISLMATTMGGPVAVVEESFSDIRSIGIAAQELGRSLGARKDFDGNNCFPFNLNIMTSKFTFPSKSKAPNLWKFSSCSIEYFEKYITDLINITTENCLWTAEPSEYIGNVPEFLRQRSADIVNIDDQCRTIYGPESFLCRALQGSDLGSICYGAYCYVPQSQICSLILPGDGTLCSNKSLCFEARCIFAERANETLEDCPFGDQPFIPPNNDICKDRISIRGFECYQPQIRTTCCQSCADQYTGIGGCEYGDRWSLCNASLCATYDNYTRDVRCCRKCSIKPYSKSSIITSTATEPTTEMTSVTFGTPESEMLTERTTTETPQMK, encoded by the exons atgaattgtattTGTTTGGT ATACAATCTGACTTATGGAGGATCAGCTTCAAATACAG GATTGTCTTATCCTTCATCAGTTTGCCAAAATATCTCACTGATGGCCACAACTATGGGAGGACCAGTCGCTGTAGTGGAGGAATCGTTTTCTGATATACGATCAATTGGCATTGCAGCACAAGAACTTGGAAGAAG TCTTGGTGCAAGAAAAGATTTCGATGGTAACAACTGTTTTCCATTCAATCTGAACATTATGACTTCAAAATTTACTTTTCCGAGTAAAAGTAAAGCTCCAaatttatggaaattttcatcatgTTCTATTGAGTACTTTGAGAAGTACATCACAGATCTTATAAATAT AACGACTGAAAACTGTTTGTGGACAGCAGAGCCATCGGAGTACATTGGTAATGTACCAGAATTCTTACGTCAGAGGTCAGCTGACATAGTAAACATAGATGACCAATGTAGAACTATTTATGGTCCAGAATCTTTCTTATGCAGG GCTTTACAAGGGTCTGATCTTGGTTCAATATGTTACGGGGCATACTGTTATGTACCACAGTCCCAGATATGTAGCTTGATACTTCCGGGAGATGGAACTCTGTGTAGTAACAAATCT CTATGCTTTGAAGCGAGATGCATTTTTGCTGAAAGAGCCAATGAAACACTTG AGGATTGTCCTTTTGGAGATCAGCCATTTATACCACCCAATAATGATATATGTAAGGATAGGATATCCATTCGTGGGTTTGAATGTTATCAGCCACAGATCAGAACCACTTGCTGTCAATCCTGTGCTGATCAGTACACTGGTATTGGAG GATGCGAATATGGTGATAGATGGTCATTGTGTAATGCGAGCCTGTGTGCTACGTACGATAACTATACACGAGATGTACGCTGTTGTCGTAAATGCAGTATAAAACCATATTCGAAATCTTCTATTATAACATCAACTGCAACGGAACCTACAACAGAAATGACTTCAGTGACTTTCGGAACACCAGAATCCGAAATGTTAACAGAACGAACCACAACAG AAACCCCTCAGATGAAGTGA